The DNA window GGCGAGACGCCGGACGCCCTCGCGGATGCGCTCGGGATTGGAGAACCCGAATGACAGCCGCACGTGATCCCCACCGCCGCCGTCCGCGTAGAAGGCCTGGCCGGGGACGTAGGCCACGCGGGCCCGGATCGCCCGGGCGAGCAGCTCGCGGGCGTCCAGCCCGTCGGGCAGACGGACCCAGACGAAGAAGCCACCCGCGGGCGCGCTCCAGCGGCAGTCGCTCGGCATCTCGCTGGCCAGGGCGTCCAGCAGCGCCTCACACCGCTCCCGGTAGACCTCGCGCGAGCGATCGACGTCGTCCAACCACGCGTGGGCGGTCAGCCAGCGGTGCGCCACGTACTGGGTGAAGTTCGAGTGACAGAGGTCGGCGGCCTCCTTCAGCAGGATCAGCTTGTCGCGGATGGGCCCCTCGGCAGCCACCCACCCGATGCGGATACCCGGCGCGAACACCTTGGACAAGGTGCCCACATAGACGACTCGTTCGGGGTCTAACGACTTGAGCGCGGGCCGCAGCTCCCCCTTGAAGTCGAGCAACCCGTACGGGTTGTCCTCCACCACGAGGAGGTCGAACTGCTCGGCCAGCTCGAGGATGCGCTCCCGTCGGGCCGTCGACAGGGACACGCCAGCGGGGTTCTGGTGGTTCGGCACGGTATAGAGGAACTTGGCGGTGCGCCCCGTGTCCACCAGCCACTGCAGGGTCTGCTCCAGCGCCTCGGGGATCAGCCCGTCGGCGTCGATCGGGACGTGGACCACCGCCGCCTGGTAGGCGGAGAACGCGCCGAGGGCCCCGACGTAGGACGGCCCCTCGGCCAGCACGACATCCCCGGGGTCACAGAACAGCTTGCCGACGAGGTCCAGCCCCTGCTGGCCGCCGCTGGTGATGACCAGGTCGTCGGCGTGGGCGGGGATCGACTCGGCGCCCATGACCTGCACCAGCGCCTCCCGCAGCTCCGGGAGCCCCTGGCCGCCGCCGTACTGCAGGGCGGTCGCGCCGACGTCGCGGATCACCGACTCGGTGACCTCGGAGAAGGCGTCGTAGTCGAGCCCGGCGGTGTGGGGCATGCCGCCGGCCAGGAACACGACCTCCGGGCGGCTCGCCACGGCGAACAGCGCCCGGATCTCCGAGGCCGTCATGCCCCGGGTGCGCTGGGCGTACCGGGCGCGATAGCGGTCCATCTGAATCTCGCTCACGCCACTCCCCTCCCACCGTGTCCGACGACTCCAGACTGCTTTGCAGGCTACACCTGCCCAGGCAGGCGGCGGCTACACTCTCGGACACCCCTCGGTTTCCCGCGGGGTGGTGAGGAGACCCACCCGGTGCACCACACGCACGCGCCACCGCACGACGCGGGCCCGCCCACGCCGTTTCGGGCCACGCCGTTTCGGGCCACGCCGGTCCGCGCCACGACGGTCCGGGCGCTGACCGGCCTGCTCCTGGGCGCCGC is part of the Egibacteraceae bacterium genome and encodes:
- a CDS encoding PLP-dependent aminotransferase family protein — translated: MSEIQMDRYRARYAQRTRGMTASEIRALFAVASRPEVVFLAGGMPHTAGLDYDAFSEVTESVIRDVGATALQYGGGQGLPELREALVQVMGAESIPAHADDLVITSGGQQGLDLVGKLFCDPGDVVLAEGPSYVGALGAFSAYQAAVVHVPIDADGLIPEALEQTLQWLVDTGRTAKFLYTVPNHQNPAGVSLSTARRERILELAEQFDLLVVEDNPYGLLDFKGELRPALKSLDPERVVYVGTLSKVFAPGIRIGWVAAEGPIRDKLILLKEAADLCHSNFTQYVAHRWLTAHAWLDDVDRSREVYRERCEALLDALASEMPSDCRWSAPAGGFFVWVRLPDGLDARELLARAIRARVAYVPGQAFYADGGGGDHVRLSFGFSNPERIREGVRRLAEVIRAEVGLVRALHPEPPHREPPPGRGGRR